Proteins encoded in a region of the Nitrospira sp. genome:
- a CDS encoding zinc-binding dehydrogenase, whose protein sequence is MKAVVFHEHGGPEKLQYEDRPQPQIKPDEVLIRVKACAVNHLDLWVRQGIPSYQIALPHISGSDVAGQIEQIGGEVKEFKIGQKVFVSPGLSCGACEQCKAGRDNLCAAFSVLGARTDGGYAEFVAVPGRNVLPIPGALTFEQAAAFPLVSVTAWHMIVTLARLRKEETALIMGAGSGVGSMAIQIAKHTGAKVITTVGSEEKIKKALALGADEVINHGVEDITQRVLELTGGYGVGVVIEHIGPDVWGQCLKSLARGGRLITCGATTGGEARVDLRALFSRSLTLKGSYLGTKAELVEAAKLVGDGKLKPVIDQVYPLKDARAAQEQMLSRKFFGKIVLSVG, encoded by the coding sequence ATGAAAGCGGTCGTCTTTCATGAGCACGGCGGGCCGGAAAAGCTGCAGTACGAAGATCGGCCGCAACCGCAGATCAAGCCGGACGAGGTCTTAATTCGCGTGAAGGCTTGCGCTGTGAACCATCTGGACCTCTGGGTGCGTCAGGGCATTCCCTCCTATCAGATCGCGTTGCCGCATATCTCTGGTTCGGACGTGGCCGGGCAGATTGAACAGATCGGTGGCGAGGTGAAAGAATTTAAGATCGGACAGAAGGTCTTCGTCTCGCCCGGATTAAGCTGTGGCGCTTGTGAGCAGTGCAAGGCGGGTCGTGACAATCTCTGTGCGGCATTCAGCGTGCTGGGCGCCAGAACCGACGGCGGCTATGCCGAGTTTGTCGCAGTGCCGGGCCGGAACGTGCTGCCGATTCCCGGTGCGCTGACCTTCGAACAGGCCGCAGCCTTTCCGCTTGTGTCCGTGACAGCCTGGCACATGATCGTGACGCTGGCCCGATTGCGCAAGGAAGAGACGGCGCTGATCATGGGCGCAGGTAGCGGCGTGGGGAGCATGGCTATCCAGATTGCTAAGCACACCGGTGCCAAAGTCATCACGACCGTCGGCTCGGAGGAGAAGATCAAGAAAGCGCTCGCACTCGGTGCGGATGAAGTCATTAATCATGGAGTGGAAGATATTACCCAGCGCGTCCTGGAACTGACCGGCGGTTATGGTGTGGGCGTGGTGATCGAGCACATTGGGCCCGATGTCTGGGGGCAGTGCCTGAAATCGCTGGCCAGGGGCGGGCGGCTGATCACCTGCGGTGCTACAACTGGCGGCGAAGCTAGGGTTGATCTGCGCGCTCTCTTCTCGCGCAGCTTGACGCTGAAGGGCTCTTATCTGGGCACAAAGGCTGAACTGGTCGAAGCCGCCAAGCTGGTCGGCGACGGTAAACTCAAGCCGGTCATTGATCAGGTTTACCCGTTGAAGGATGCGCGGGCGGCGCAGGAACAGATGCTAAGCCGGAAGTTCTTCGGGAAGATCGTGCTCTCGGTTGGCTAG
- a CDS encoding MogA/MoaB family molybdenum cofactor biosynthesis protein, producing MPSGVDKKLVARSAPHEHKAQAPTQIGCIVITCSDTRTPESDTSGYRIMHMLKDAGHGVLSYQLIKDEPSKIKSAIKKAVTNTKVQAIIINGGTGIARRDSTFEAVDKMLEKRLDGFGEVFRFLTYQEIGSPAILSRATAGTYKGRIVFSIPGSENAVKLAMETLILPELGHIVQQLTK from the coding sequence ATGCCGTCTGGGGTGGATAAGAAACTCGTGGCCCGTTCCGCTCCGCACGAGCATAAGGCGCAGGCGCCCACGCAGATCGGATGCATCGTAATTACATGCAGTGACACTCGCACGCCAGAGTCTGACACCAGCGGCTACCGCATCATGCACATGCTTAAGGATGCGGGCCACGGCGTCCTGTCCTATCAGCTCATCAAGGACGAGCCCTCCAAGATCAAGTCCGCCATCAAGAAGGCCGTCACCAACACAAAGGTTCAGGCCATCATCATTAATGGCGGCACCGGCATTGCGCGGAGGGATTCCACCTTCGAAGCGGTGGACAAGATGCTCGAGAAACGGCTGGATGGATTCGGGGAGGTCTTCCGCTTTCTGACCTATCAGGAAATTGGCTCCCCGGCCATCCTCAGCCGCGCCACGGCAGGCACGTATAAAGGAAGAATTGTCTTTTCAATTCCTGGCTCCGAAAACGCTGTCAAACTGGCCATGGAGACATTGATTCTTCCGGAGCTTGGGCATATTGTACAGCAGTTGACCAAGTAG
- a CDS encoding (2Fe-2S) ferredoxin domain-containing protein, with translation MPKPKYHIVVCTNTRPPGHPKPSCGAQGSPQLLMTFNMKLMEAGVMPGEVLVTGSSCLGPCEQGPTVVVYPDNVWYSQVKEADVATIVTEHIKGGKPAASLKPNAVWGG, from the coding sequence ATGCCAAAGCCCAAGTACCATATCGTTGTCTGCACCAACACACGTCCGCCCGGCCATCCCAAGCCATCCTGCGGCGCGCAAGGCTCCCCGCAATTACTCATGACCTTCAACATGAAGCTCATGGAAGCGGGTGTCATGCCTGGCGAAGTGCTGGTCACCGGCTCCTCCTGCCTGGGCCCGTGCGAGCAGGGGCCCACTGTCGTCGTCTACCCAGACAACGTCTGGTATTCGCAGGTGAAGGAGGCAGACGTGGCCACCATCGTCACCGAGCACATCAAGGGTGGCAAGCCGGCAGCCTCGCTCAAGCCGAATGCCGTCTGGGGTGGATAA
- a CDS encoding gamma-glutamylcyclotransferase → MQFFLYGDNLNLSQLTRRAPEHKPVCKAYLPDHTVHFCRWSTQWRCGLPSVTPSPGEKVWGMIFEITEEDLKLLDEFEHDVPEGTYHHLPVTVITEAGDKLLVTTHAAKPIGKFKPKAHYLDWVIKGLKHWTLPEECIETWKSFTPK, encoded by the coding sequence ATGCAATTCTTTCTCTACGGCGACAATCTGAACCTTTCTCAGCTCACGCGACGAGCGCCGGAACACAAGCCGGTCTGCAAGGCCTACTTACCCGACCACACGGTCCATTTTTGCCGGTGGTCCACCCAGTGGCGGTGCGGTCTGCCAAGCGTAACACCGTCTCCAGGCGAAAAAGTCTGGGGTATGATCTTCGAAATCACGGAGGAAGACCTCAAGCTGCTGGACGAGTTTGAGCACGACGTTCCGGAGGGCACCTATCATCACCTGCCCGTCACCGTCATCACTGAGGCGGGTGACAAACTGCTCGTCACCACACACGCCGCCAAGCCCATTGGCAAATTCAAACCGAAGGCGCACTATCTGGATTGGGTTATCAAGGGACTCAAGCACTGGACCCTGCCGGAAGAATGCATCGAAACATGGAAGTCGTTTACACCCAAATGA
- a CDS encoding Rieske 2Fe-2S domain-containing protein → MPKAVSVAKLSDVRPGECLAAKAGKITVALCNVNGTIYALDNTCPHAGGPLGEGFLNSDCVECPWHGWRYNVKTGERPENPAIKVARYEVRIEGDTVQVVIP, encoded by the coding sequence ATGCCTAAAGCCGTGTCTGTCGCTAAACTTTCCGACGTCCGCCCGGGTGAATGCCTCGCCGCCAAGGCCGGCAAGATCACCGTAGCACTCTGCAACGTGAACGGCACGATCTACGCGCTTGACAATACCTGCCCGCACGCTGGCGGCCCGCTGGGTGAAGGGTTTCTCAACAGCGATTGCGTCGAATGTCCGTGGCACGGCTGGCGCTACAACGTGAAGACAGGCGAGCGACCGGAAAATCCTGCCATCAAAGTGGCTCGCTACGAGGTGCGCATCGAAGGCGACACCGTCCAAGTAGTGATCCCCTGA
- a CDS encoding HNH endonuclease, whose translation MELTLLLNSTYEPLRVIHWQKAVALLWQGKVEVLETYDRDIRGVSVTFKLPAVMRLLKLVKLKDSHRAVKFSRINIFTRDGYSCQYCNKKFRTEELTFDHVVPIAKGGKKTWENIVTACWRCNNRKSGRTPDEANMRLIRRPVKPRWNPVITITIGIRNAPQSWQDYLYWNLELDADPEQENSP comes from the coding sequence ATGGAGCTGACCCTGCTCCTCAACTCCACCTACGAACCGCTCCGTGTGATCCATTGGCAAAAAGCGGTTGCGCTGCTGTGGCAGGGCAAGGTCGAGGTGCTAGAAACCTACGACCGCGACATCCGCGGCGTTTCGGTGACCTTCAAGCTGCCAGCGGTGATGCGGCTGCTCAAGCTGGTGAAGCTGAAAGATAGCCATCGCGCGGTAAAATTTTCCCGGATCAATATTTTCACGCGGGACGGCTATTCGTGCCAGTACTGCAACAAGAAATTCAGGACTGAGGAGCTGACCTTCGACCACGTGGTGCCAATCGCCAAGGGCGGCAAGAAGACGTGGGAGAACATTGTAACCGCCTGCTGGCGGTGCAACAACCGCAAGAGCGGCCGGACGCCCGATGAAGCCAACATGCGACTGATCCGGAGACCGGTCAAGCCGCGCTGGAATCCGGTGATCACGATTACGATTGGAATTCGAAATGCGCCGCAAAGCTGGCAGGACTATCTGTATTGGAATTTGGAGCTGGACGCCGACCCGGAACAGGAAAATAGCCCTTGA
- a CDS encoding bifunctional precorrin-2 dehydrogenase/sirohydrochlorin ferrochelatase translates to MANPGFPITLDVKGRLCVVLGGDEEASDKAQRLLDAGAKVTVVSPTLNDALRKLTAGAKVIHRVRLFRGQDADGACLVINTLRADEEFSRALYEQAIRDKFLLVSLDQPDYSNVWMPAVLSRGHLRCAISTSGVAPALASRLRQDLEQVFDDTFQSFMDWLASVRESLQEGESDGERRRTLLREAVDGFRLTAKIDYPKAWQNQKAK, encoded by the coding sequence ATGGCAAATCCGGGGTTTCCCATTACGCTCGATGTGAAGGGCCGTCTCTGTGTCGTGCTAGGCGGCGACGAGGAGGCGTCCGACAAGGCCCAGCGTCTGCTTGACGCTGGGGCTAAGGTTACGGTCGTGAGTCCGACGTTGAACGATGCGCTGCGCAAGTTGACGGCAGGGGCAAAGGTGATTCATCGCGTGCGGCTGTTCCGAGGGCAGGATGCCGACGGCGCGTGTCTCGTCATCAATACGCTGCGGGCCGACGAGGAGTTTTCGCGCGCCCTTTATGAGCAGGCGATAAGGGACAAGTTTCTGTTGGTGTCACTGGATCAACCCGACTACTCGAATGTCTGGATGCCGGCGGTGCTCAGCCGCGGCCATCTGCGTTGCGCAATTAGCACTAGCGGCGTAGCGCCGGCGCTGGCAAGCCGACTACGGCAGGATTTGGAGCAGGTGTTTGATGACACCTTCCAATCGTTTATGGACTGGCTCGCCTCCGTACGTGAGAGCCTCCAGGAAGGCGAATCGGATGGGGAGCGCCGGCGTACGCTGTTGCGGGAAGCGGTGGACGGGTTCAGGCTGACTGCAAAGATCGACTATCCCAAGGCATGGCAGAACCAGAAAGCCAAGTGA
- a CDS encoding MTH1187 family thiamine-binding protein, with amino-acid sequence MVLLEFSMSPLGKSESVGKYVARSLDIIDKSGVPYRLNPMGTVLEGEWPDVFRVVQKCYEQMRKDCNRISCTIKVDFRKGHTGRLGGKVASVEKRLKRKLQT; translated from the coding sequence ATGGTGTTGCTCGAGTTCAGCATGTCGCCGTTGGGAAAGAGCGAGAGTGTGGGGAAGTACGTCGCCCGGTCACTCGATATCATCGACAAGAGTGGGGTGCCGTACCGTCTTAATCCAATGGGCACAGTGCTGGAAGGGGAATGGCCAGACGTCTTCCGTGTCGTGCAGAAGTGCTACGAGCAGATGCGGAAGGATTGCAACCGGATTTCCTGCACGATCAAGGTCGATTTTCGCAAAGGCCACACGGGACGGCTCGGGGGGAAGGTGGCCAGCGTTGAAAAGCGGTTAAAGCGAAAACTTCAGACGTAG
- the alr gene encoding alanine racemase yields MSLAARSPIVATVDLTVLLHNLTHVQSRLTPPCEIIAVVKADAYGHGAIPVARALCTAGVQRLCVATVDEGLALRQAGLTAPILVLGATLPDQLDGFAEGRLTPVLHDTDSLRRMTDWAVQHRVRVAVHVKLDTGMGRLGFKPHQMDALARNPVWRSSLNWEGLMAHLADADGGNPAFTQQQIAAFRHAVDTVAAHGLKVPLLHMANSAGILRFPASHGTAVRPGIMLYGYHTLPPRVPAPALKPVLSLAVPVIHIHELHKGESTSYNRTFIAKRRTKIAVLPIGYADGYSRSFSNKASVLIGGSRAPVVGRVCMDMTMVDVTRIPQAVAGTDAVIIGRQGADAITADDLAAWQKTISYEVLCGLGPRVRRVYKEN; encoded by the coding sequence ATGTCGCTGGCTGCCCGTTCCCCCATCGTCGCCACTGTTGATCTCACCGTCCTGCTCCACAATCTGACGCACGTCCAGTCCAGACTGACGCCGCCCTGCGAAATCATTGCCGTCGTCAAGGCTGATGCCTATGGGCATGGCGCCATCCCGGTGGCGCGCGCGCTGTGCACAGCTGGCGTGCAGCGGCTCTGTGTGGCCACCGTCGACGAAGGGCTCGCCCTTCGCCAGGCCGGCCTCACGGCCCCTATTCTCGTGCTGGGCGCCACCCTGCCGGACCAACTGGACGGATTTGCTGAGGGCAGACTGACGCCCGTGCTGCACGACACCGATTCGCTCCGCCGCATGACCGACTGGGCCGTGCAGCATCGCGTACGCGTGGCTGTGCACGTGAAACTCGACACGGGTATGGGACGACTGGGCTTCAAGCCTCATCAGATGGATGCGTTAGCCCGCAACCCAGTCTGGCGCTCATCGCTTAATTGGGAAGGCCTCATGGCACACCTGGCAGACGCTGATGGCGGGAACCCCGCATTCACCCAGCAACAAATTGCCGCGTTCCGGCACGCCGTGGACACAGTCGCAGCGCACGGTCTCAAAGTGCCGCTACTTCACATGGCCAACAGTGCCGGCATCCTCCGCTTTCCTGCGTCGCACGGCACCGCCGTGCGGCCCGGGATCATGCTCTACGGCTACCACACCCTGCCGCCGCGCGTGCCGGCCCCCGCACTCAAGCCCGTGCTGTCGCTCGCGGTTCCTGTCATCCACATCCACGAGCTCCACAAAGGGGAAAGCACGAGTTACAACCGGACCTTCATTGCAAAACGGCGCACGAAGATCGCCGTCTTGCCGATCGGCTACGCAGACGGCTACAGCCGGTCCTTCTCTAACAAGGCGTCCGTGCTAATCGGCGGTAGCCGTGCACCGGTCGTCGGGCGTGTTTGCATGGACATGACGATGGTGGATGTCACCCGTATCCCGCAGGCGGTCGCGGGTACAGATGCAGTGATCATCGGACGGCAGGGCGCGGACGCAATCACCGCTGACGATCTGGCGGCTTGGCAGAAGACAATTTCCTACGAAGTGCTATGCGGACTGGGCCCGCGGGTGCGGCGGGTCTACAAAGAGAACTGA
- a CDS encoding ribosome recycling factor, which yields MDTAAHKKTVERMEATLEHLKRELAGLRTGRASLALLDNVRVDYYGTHTPLKQVANLAVPESRLITVQPWEAAQIKEIEKAIVNAGLGITPSNDGKIIRLPIPPLTEERRKDLIKVCKKYGEETKVKLRAVRHETNDDLKNAKLSEDDLRKAQTDIQKLTDQYTAKIDEALKKKEHEIMEV from the coding sequence ATGGATACCGCTGCTCACAAAAAAACCGTTGAACGGATGGAAGCCACGCTCGAGCACCTCAAGCGCGAGCTGGCCGGCCTGCGAACCGGCCGTGCCTCGCTAGCGCTGCTCGACAACGTCCGGGTGGATTATTACGGCACGCACACGCCCCTGAAGCAGGTGGCCAATCTGGCTGTGCCGGAAAGCCGCCTCATCACGGTCCAGCCCTGGGAAGCCGCGCAGATCAAAGAAATTGAAAAGGCTATCGTGAACGCTGGGCTGGGGATCACGCCATCTAACGATGGCAAGATTATTCGCCTGCCAATCCCCCCGCTAACTGAGGAACGGCGGAAGGATCTTATCAAGGTCTGCAAAAAGTACGGCGAGGAGACCAAGGTCAAGCTGCGCGCCGTCCGCCACGAGACCAACGACGACTTGAAGAACGCCAAGCTGTCTGAAGACGACCTGCGCAAAGCCCAGACCGACATTCAAAAACTCACCGACCAGTACACCGCCAAGATCGACGAGGCGCTGAAGAAAAAGGAACACGAGATCATGGAAGTTTAA
- a CDS encoding UMP kinase yields the protein MTAPKYQRILLKISGELLAGQQGYGIEPAVLDAIADEIASVVAMDVEVAVVIGGGNIFRGLAASAKGMERASADYMGMLATILNALALQNALEKKNIMTRVQSAIEMRQLAEGYIRRRAIRHLEKKRVVIFAGGTGNPYFSTDTAAVLRAMEIGAQVIMKGTKVNGVYEADPVTHPSAKMFTDVPFLTIITNNLKVMDSTAITLCMDNNLPLIVFNLKERGNIKRLLQGERIGTLVTTGR from the coding sequence ATGACCGCACCCAAGTACCAGCGGATTCTCCTCAAGATCAGCGGAGAACTGCTGGCCGGCCAGCAGGGCTACGGGATCGAACCCGCCGTGTTGGACGCGATTGCAGATGAAATCGCCTCGGTCGTCGCGATGGACGTCGAAGTTGCGGTCGTCATCGGCGGCGGCAACATCTTCCGCGGCCTCGCCGCCAGCGCCAAGGGCATGGAGCGGGCCTCAGCGGATTACATGGGCATGCTGGCCACGATTCTCAACGCGCTGGCCCTTCAGAATGCGCTCGAAAAGAAAAACATCATGACGCGTGTGCAGTCGGCGATCGAAATGCGCCAGTTGGCCGAGGGCTACATCCGACGCCGCGCAATCCGCCATCTTGAGAAGAAACGCGTTGTTATCTTCGCTGGTGGGACCGGCAACCCGTACTTTTCGACTGACACGGCGGCCGTCCTGCGGGCCATGGAAATCGGTGCGCAGGTCATCATGAAAGGCACCAAGGTCAATGGCGTTTACGAAGCCGATCCGGTGACCCATCCCTCAGCTAAGATGTTTACCGACGTACCGTTTCTGACAATTATCACCAACAACCTTAAGGTAATGGACTCGACTGCCATTACGCTGTGCATGGACAACAACCTGCCGCTCATCGTGTTCAATCTTAAAGAACGTGGCAACATCAAGCGGCTGCTTCAGGGAGAGCGGATCGGGACTCTGGTCACCACTGGTCGCTAG
- the tsf gene encoding translation elongation factor Ts: MASNSTLVKELREKTGAGILDCQKALTESGNDIEKAVEYLRHKGLAAAQKKAGRETNEGLIDAYIHPGSRIGVLLEVNCETDFVARNDEFKSFVKDLCLQIAASSPTHVKREDISATVIEKEKAIYLAQAKEMGKPEPAWAKIVEGKVEKFYQESCLLEQAFIKDPSVSIKELLTQKIVKIGENISIRRFTRYQLGQE; the protein is encoded by the coding sequence ATGGCAAGCAATAGCACCCTGGTTAAGGAACTCCGAGAAAAAACCGGTGCCGGCATTCTAGACTGCCAGAAGGCCCTCACCGAATCCGGCAACGACATTGAGAAGGCCGTCGAATATCTGCGCCATAAGGGGCTCGCCGCCGCGCAGAAGAAGGCTGGCCGGGAAACGAATGAAGGCCTCATCGACGCCTACATCCACCCTGGCAGCCGCATTGGCGTGCTCCTTGAGGTCAACTGCGAAACGGACTTCGTCGCGCGCAACGACGAATTCAAATCCTTCGTGAAGGACCTGTGCCTCCAAATCGCCGCCTCGAGCCCAACCCATGTCAAGCGCGAAGATATTTCGGCCACGGTTATCGAGAAGGAGAAGGCCATCTATCTGGCGCAGGCCAAAGAGATGGGCAAGCCCGAACCGGCCTGGGCCAAGATCGTCGAGGGCAAGGTTGAAAAGTTCTACCAGGAGAGCTGCCTGCTCGAGCAAGCGTTCATCAAGGACCCGTCGGTCTCCATCAAGGAACTACTCACGCAGAAGATCGTAAAGATCGGTGAGAACATCAGCATCCGCCGCTTCACGCGGTATCAACTGGGGCAGGAATGA
- the rpsB gene encoding 30S ribosomal protein S2 has translation MGAATIKELLEAGVHFGHQTNRWNPKMKRYIFGERNGIYIIDLQQTVQRFEAACAFARDTVAAGENVLFVGTKRQAVEIIEEEAKRANMPMVTQRWLGGMLTNFGTIRKSIDKLKKFEGILAEGTSSGYTKKELLQMGKERIKLEKNLSGIKNMSSLPGCVFVLDTRVEHIAVMEANRLSIPVVAIVDTNCDPDGIDYPVPGNDDAIRSIKLIASRIADACIEGTHLRTQREEATPAPGLAPMEMLEVRTSRSASYGVEHASASRS, from the coding sequence ATGGGCGCCGCAACTATAAAAGAACTTCTGGAAGCCGGGGTGCACTTCGGCCACCAGACCAACCGTTGGAATCCGAAGATGAAACGTTACATCTTTGGCGAGCGCAACGGCATCTACATCATCGACTTGCAGCAAACCGTCCAGCGCTTTGAGGCCGCCTGCGCCTTCGCCCGCGACACCGTCGCTGCCGGCGAAAATGTCCTGTTCGTCGGTACCAAGCGCCAGGCCGTTGAAATCATCGAGGAGGAAGCCAAGCGCGCCAACATGCCCATGGTCACGCAGCGGTGGCTGGGCGGCATGCTGACCAACTTCGGCACCATTCGCAAGAGCATCGACAAGCTGAAAAAGTTCGAGGGCATCCTCGCTGAGGGAACCTCGAGCGGCTATACCAAGAAAGAACTCCTCCAGATGGGCAAGGAGCGGATCAAGCTGGAAAAGAACCTGAGCGGCATCAAGAACATGAGCTCGCTGCCGGGCTGCGTCTTCGTGCTCGACACCCGCGTGGAGCACATCGCCGTGATGGAAGCCAATCGCCTGAGCATTCCGGTCGTCGCCATCGTGGACACGAACTGCGACCCGGACGGCATCGATTACCCGGTCCCCGGCAACGACGACGCGATTCGTTCGATCAAGCTGATCGCCTCGCGCATCGCCGACGCCTGCATTGAGGGCACGCACCTCCGCACGCAGCGCGAAGAAGCCACGCCGGCCCCGGGCCTGGCACCAATGGAGATGCTGGAAGTCCGGACCAGCCGCTCAGCGTCCTACGGCGTCGAACACGCCTCCGCGTCTCGCAGCTAG
- the argJ gene encoding bifunctional glutamate N-acetyltransferase/amino-acid acetyltransferase ArgJ, translating into MTRIPLKMARGGITAPTGFVAAGIHCGIKKAKALDLSLVVSECAGPIAGLFTTNRVQAAPVLLNRAFLKQGAGRAFFINSGNANAFTGPQGMADAREMALLAAQALQEPSETIFVGSTGVISNPLPMNAIRQGLPTLVKKLRKAGGHDAAQAIMTTDLKVKEIAYSAKIGGQTITVGGMAKGSGMIHPDMATMLAYITTDAAIEQPTLQQALAAATAASFNCISVDGDTSTNDTVLCLANGTAGNPVLCRGSHDLAVFQHLLNTVCLDLAMKIVWDGEGVTRVVRFDVTGAATDSDARQVAKTIGTSLLVKTALFGADANWGRIIAATGRAGVAIDPDKLSLSFNDIPVVKAGQGVGPTAQKKIDRLVKQAHFTVAVDLGQGKASARLWTTDLSYDYVRINASYRS; encoded by the coding sequence ATGACGCGCATCCCGCTTAAAATGGCGCGGGGCGGTATTACGGCTCCAACGGGCTTTGTTGCCGCCGGCATCCACTGCGGCATCAAGAAAGCGAAGGCGCTGGATCTCTCGCTCGTCGTTTCCGAATGCGCCGGCCCGATCGCCGGCCTCTTCACGACCAACCGCGTCCAGGCCGCGCCCGTCCTTCTCAATCGCGCCTTTTTAAAACAGGGCGCCGGCCGCGCCTTCTTCATCAACAGCGGGAACGCCAACGCCTTCACTGGTCCACAGGGCATGGCCGACGCGCGGGAAATGGCACTGCTGGCCGCACAGGCCCTGCAGGAGCCATCTGAAACTATCTTCGTCGGCTCCACCGGCGTCATCAGCAATCCCCTGCCCATGAACGCCATCCGTCAGGGCCTGCCGACACTTGTGAAAAAATTGCGGAAGGCCGGCGGACACGACGCGGCACAGGCCATCATGACAACCGACCTCAAGGTCAAGGAGATTGCCTACAGCGCCAAGATTGGCGGCCAGACGATCACCGTCGGCGGCATGGCCAAGGGCTCCGGCATGATCCATCCGGACATGGCCACGATGCTCGCCTACATCACGACCGACGCCGCAATTGAACAGCCGACACTGCAGCAGGCTCTCGCGGCGGCAACCGCTGCGTCGTTCAACTGCATTTCGGTCGATGGCGATACCAGCACGAACGACACCGTGCTGTGCCTTGCAAACGGCACAGCCGGTAACCCGGTGCTGTGCCGAGGCTCTCACGATCTGGCCGTGTTTCAGCATCTGCTCAATACCGTCTGCCTCGACTTGGCAATGAAAATCGTCTGGGACGGCGAAGGTGTGACCAGGGTTGTTCGGTTCGACGTGACCGGCGCCGCCACCGACTCGGATGCGCGGCAGGTCGCCAAGACCATCGGCACCTCTCTGCTTGTCAAAACCGCCCTCTTCGGAGCCGATGCCAACTGGGGCCGGATCATCGCGGCGACTGGGCGGGCTGGCGTTGCCATCGATCCGGACAAGCTCAGCCTGTCGTTTAACGATATCCCCGTGGTCAAGGCCGGCCAGGGGGTTGGGCCCACGGCACAGAAAAAAATCGACCGTCTGGTGAAGCAGGCACACTTCACGGTGGCGGTGGATCTCGGCCAGGGGAAGGCGTCCGCGCGGCTCTGGACCACTGACCTCTCCTACGACTACGTCCGCATCAACGCGTCCTATCGTTCATAA
- a CDS encoding N-acetyl-gamma-glutamyl-phosphate reductase encodes MGTDKVKVAVVGASGYTGGELLRLLASHPQMTISAVTSEQSAGKPVAALFPSLASVVPLTFEALAPETLVKRADAIFLALPHTKSLQPVAACMAAGKHVVDLSADFRLKDPSVYEIWYKTKHDQQALLKQAVYGLPELHRDAIKKVKLVAAPGCYPTAAILQLAPLVAKGLIHPDTIVIDAKSGISGAGRSPALPYHFPEAHESLEAYKIGQHRHIPEIEQELGLLAATTGKARQGTVTVAFTPHLVPMNRGILSTAYCRLHEPMPLEQVRAVYREFYKDEVFVRIHEGDVSANPRHVRGSNFCDLSVFADTRAGWIVTVAALDNLVKGAAGQAIQAMNLMLGFPEDMGIAAPGAFP; translated from the coding sequence GTGGGAACGGACAAAGTCAAAGTGGCAGTGGTCGGCGCCAGTGGCTACACCGGCGGTGAATTACTCCGCCTGCTGGCCAGCCATCCACAGATGACGATCTCGGCTGTCACGTCGGAGCAGTCCGCCGGTAAGCCGGTGGCCGCGCTGTTTCCCTCGCTCGCCTCAGTTGTGCCCCTAACCTTCGAAGCCCTGGCGCCAGAGACTTTGGTAAAACGGGCCGATGCGATTTTTCTCGCCCTGCCCCATACCAAGTCTCTACAGCCGGTGGCGGCCTGCATGGCGGCAGGCAAACACGTGGTGGACCTCAGCGCGGACTTCCGGCTCAAGGATCCATCCGTCTATGAAATCTGGTACAAGACAAAACACGATCAGCAGGCGCTTTTAAAACAAGCGGTCTATGGCTTGCCGGAGCTGCACCGGGACGCGATCAAAAAAGTCAAACTCGTCGCGGCGCCCGGTTGCTACCCGACGGCGGCGATCTTGCAACTGGCGCCGCTCGTCGCGAAGGGGCTGATTCACCCGGACACGATCGTCATCGACGCCAAGTCCGGGATTTCCGGCGCGGGCCGCAGTCCAGCGCTCCCCTATCATTTTCCCGAAGCGCACGAATCGCTTGAGGCCTACAAGATCGGCCAGCACCGGCACATTCCGGAAATCGAACAGGAACTGGGCCTCCTTGCGGCGACAACGGGCAAGGCACGACAGGGCACGGTGACCGTGGCCTTCACGCCCCACCTGGTCCCGATGAACCGGGGCATCCTCAGCACGGCCTATTGCCGCCTGCACGAGCCGATGCCGCTCGAACAGGTGCGCGCGGTGTATCGAGAGTTCTACAAAGACGAAGTCTTCGTGCGCATCCATGAGGGGGACGTCTCAGCCAACCCGCGACACGTGCGGGGCTCCAATTTCTGCGACCTCTCGGTCTTTGCCGATACACGGGCCGGCTGGATCGTCACGGTCGCAGCCCTTGACAACCTCGTCAAGGGCGCAGCGGGCCAGGCCATCCAGGCGATGAACCTCATGCTCGGCTTTCCAGAGGATATGGGAATTGCCGCACCGGGAGCTTTTCCGTGA